One segment of Manihot esculenta cultivar AM560-2 chromosome 4, M.esculenta_v8, whole genome shotgun sequence DNA contains the following:
- the LOC110614203 gene encoding probable E3 ubiquitin-protein ligase RNF217 — protein MGNKLQKPQEIERVGEHEQEEEDSNFTCEICIEPTESNRKFKNGGLCCHPFCLDCISKYINVKVEAITGNIECPGLNCKHALDPLSCRSIVSKQLFDKWCELLCDSVVLSFERCYCPYRDCSALVLNECKDKLKKIKCPNCKKNFCFRCKLPWHAGYQCNESGQLRDSNDILIGELIEEKKWTRCYNCGHSVERVSGCRDIKCKCGVRFCHQCGGRFHLGPCKHKCCGDAFCMLLFLAMLIVFSYLLYHQVNLISPSNK, from the exons ATGGGAAATAAACTACAGAAGCCACAAGAAATAGAAAGAGTTGGAGAACatgaacaagaagaagaagattcaAATTTCACATGTGAAATATGCATTGAACCCACGGAATCAAACAGGAAATTTAAGAACGGTGGCTTGTGTTGTCATCCTTTCTGCTTGGACTGCATATCCAAGTATATTAATGTAAAAGTTGAAGCCATCACTGGAAACATTGAATGTCCTGGACTGAACTGCAAACATGCACTAGACCCTCTCTCGTGCAGATCTATTGTCTCTAAGCAACTGTTTGATAAGTGGTGTGAGCTTCTATGTGATTCTGTGGTCTTAAGTTTTGAAAGGTGCTACTGTCCTTATCGAGATTGCTCGGCTTTGGTTTTGaatgagtgcaaagataaactGAAGAAAATAAAGTGTCCTAACTGCAAGAAAAACTTCTGTTTTCGATGCAAGTTACCATGGCATGCTGGATATCAATGCAATGAAAGTGGACAGTTGAGAGATAGTAATGACATTCTGATTGGGGAACTTATAGAAGAGAAGAAGTGGACTAGATGTTACAACTGTGGGCACTCTGTTGAGCGAGTTAGTGGTTGCAGAGATATCAAATGCAA ATGTGGGGTTCGGTTTTGCCACCAATGTGGAGGAAGATTCCATTTAGGTCCCTGTAAGCACAAATGTTGTGGAGATGCATTCTGCATGCTATTATTTTTGGCAATGTTGATAGTTTTTTCCTATCTATTATACCATCAAGTCAACTTAATATCTCCAAGTAACAAATAA